The proteins below come from a single Leptotrichia sp. oral taxon 223 genomic window:
- the cbiG gene encoding cobalt-precorrin 5A hydrolase: protein MRTAIYCVSKTGYKTCLKIKENVYNNLHIYVSGRVANLLNLENENNEDLIVINERVPILLEKTFNKYDLHIFVAATGAVVRIIEGKFKSKDTDPAVITIDDHANFVISLLSGHLGGANEECKKIADGIGAIPVITTASDVGGKIAVDTLSQKIKAKLESLDDAKRVTSLIVNGENVSIHLPKNIVENAKNCAGAIIVSNRKNIEISKIIPKNIILGIGCKRNTPKEKIIEKINYVMETQNLEMDSIKKAASAWVKSDEIGLLEAMTKLNIPIEFFGKEKILEVENLVEERSEFVKNQIGVYGVSEPCAYLASSRKGNFLVKKVKLGEVTISIFEEEM from the coding sequence ATGAGAACAGCGATTTACTGTGTAAGTAAAACTGGTTATAAAACTTGTTTAAAAATAAAAGAGAATGTATACAATAATTTGCATATTTACGTATCAGGAAGAGTAGCTAACTTGCTAAATCTTGAAAATGAAAATAATGAAGATTTAATTGTAATAAATGAAAGAGTGCCAATTTTACTGGAAAAGACATTTAATAAATATGATTTACATATATTTGTCGCGGCAACTGGAGCAGTTGTCAGAATTATTGAAGGAAAATTTAAAAGCAAAGATACTGATCCTGCAGTTATAACGATTGATGATCACGCTAATTTTGTGATTTCATTGCTTTCAGGACATCTTGGAGGGGCAAATGAAGAATGTAAAAAAATTGCGGATGGAATTGGAGCGATCCCAGTAATTACAACAGCTTCTGATGTTGGTGGAAAAATTGCAGTTGACACATTGTCGCAAAAAATTAAAGCAAAATTGGAAAGTCTGGACGATGCCAAAAGAGTTACTTCGCTTATCGTAAATGGAGAAAATGTGAGCATTCATTTGCCAAAAAATATCGTAGAAAATGCCAAAAATTGTGCTGGAGCAATAATTGTCTCAAACAGAAAAAATATTGAAATTTCTAAAATTATTCCCAAAAATATTATTCTCGGAATCGGCTGCAAAAGAAATACACCGAAAGAAAAAATCATCGAAAAAATAAATTATGTAATGGAAACTCAAAATTTAGAAATGGACTCGATAAAAAAAGCCGCATCCGCTTGGGTAAAATCTGATGAAATTGGACTTTTAGAAGCAATGACTAAATTAAATATTCCAATAGAATTTTTTGGAAAAGAAAAAATTTTGGAAGTAGAAAATTTAGTTGAAGAGCGTTCAGAATTTGTAAAAAATCAAATCGGAGTATACGGAGTTTCCGAGCCTTGTGCCTATCTAGCTTCGAGTAGAAAAGGAAATTTTTTGGTAAAAAAAGTGAAGCTGGGAGAAGTTACGATTTCAATTTTTGAGGAGGAAATGTGA
- a CDS encoding HXXEE domain-containing protein, with translation MEIYKLSFIAIVLFMIHEFEEVIFIKKFVEENKVVKDMKNELFMKKKGNYPSTETLSLMIAEEFIILSTLLFIASEISMYEIVLSLFIVYIAHLVPHMYDALRYRKFSPGSRTSFIIFPLGILIIWNVILNKEINLVILILCVIIIGFLMILNLLFLHKISKKIDRYLWK, from the coding sequence ATGGAAATATATAAATTGTCATTTATAGCAATAGTATTATTTATGATACACGAATTTGAAGAAGTAATTTTTATAAAAAAATTTGTAGAGGAAAATAAAGTTGTAAAAGATATGAAAAATGAATTATTTATGAAGAAAAAGGGAAATTATCCATCTACAGAAACACTTTCATTAATGATTGCTGAAGAATTTATAATTTTATCAACATTACTTTTTATAGCAAGTGAGATTAGTATGTATGAAATAGTACTGTCATTATTTATTGTATATATTGCACATTTAGTACCTCATATGTATGATGCGCTTAGATATAGAAAATTTTCCCCAGGAAGTCGAACTTCTTTTATAATTTTCCCTTTAGGAATTTTAATAATCTGGAATGTTATTTTAAATAAAGAAATTAATTTAGTTATTTTAATTTTATGTGTTATAATAATTGGATTTCTGATGATCTTAAATTTACTATTTTTACATAAAATTAGTAAAAAAATTGATAGGTATCTGTGGAAATAA